Proteins from one Ahaetulla prasina isolate Xishuangbanna chromosome 2, ASM2864084v1, whole genome shotgun sequence genomic window:
- the LOC131189520 gene encoding zinc finger protein 300-like, giving the protein MSSSSRSLKTNPSGPGDRPRLDPAKAGPIWGEKTLSPNITLQSSSGEQLPETMQGGNPSEQSSPQWNQKRLSKCSECGKSFAYRSLLLIHRKLHTGNGSHLCFLCGNSFPGMWSFAKHLRSHPGLRPYKCGECGERFAKGSDLGAHQRLHQGKRLQECRKWWKRLCFSQKSELLQYLQIYTGDKLYKCGQCEKAFAQKSQLWLHEKVHKGIKSYDACWGEIAQRSSLRSRKKTNRRKEKNEECPECGKCFSTKVYLMRHRTILL; this is encoded by the coding sequence CAGGAcctatctggggggaaaaaaccctctcgCCAAACATCACCCTGCAAAGCTCTTCAGGTGAGCAGCTTCCGGAAACCATGCAGGGGGGGAACCCCTCTGAGCAGAGTTCCCCTCAGTGGAACCAGAAGAGACTCTCCAAATGCTCTGAATGCGGGAAATCTTTTGCTTACCGGTCCCTCCTTTTGATCCATCGGAAGCTGCATACGGGGAATGGATCCCACCTGTGTTTTCTTTGTGGAAACTCCTTTCCTGGAATGTGGAGCTTTGCCAAACATCTCCGGAGCCACCCTGGACTGAGGCCTTATAAATGCGGAGAGTGCGGGGAGCGTTTTGCTAAAGGCTCGGACCTTGGAGCCCATCAGCGACTCCACCAGGGAAAGAGACTTCAGGAATGTCGAAAGTGGTGGAAAAGACTGTGCTTTTCTCAAAAGTCAGAGCTGCTTCAATACCTGCAAATCTACACAGGAGACAAACTTTACAAGTGCGGCCAGTGCGAGAAGGCCTTCGCTCAGAAGTCACAGCTTTGGCTCCACGAGAAAGTTCACAAAGGAATCAAGTCTTATGATGCGTGCTGGGGGGAAATTGCCCAGCGATCATCTCTTCGGAGTcgcaagaaaacaaacagaaggaaggaaaaaaatgaagagtgTCCAGAATGTGGGAAGTGTTTTTCCACCAAGGTATACCTGATGAGACATCGGAcaatcctgttgtga